The Anguilla anguilla isolate fAngAng1 chromosome 19, fAngAng1.pri, whole genome shotgun sequence genome has a segment encoding these proteins:
- the lta4h gene encoding leukotriene A-4 hydrolase, whose product MAPVADPSSFCSLTKCTTKHLNLTFQVDFDSHAIKGKVALTIEVLEDKLSSLTLDTKDLKISSVTANGQAASFNLGAQHRFKGAPLEIKLPFALSRGQHVIVEVTYETSPKASALQWLKPEQTAGKKHPYLFSQCQATHCRTMVPCQDTPSVKHTYYAQVSVPRELVALMSAVRDGQEPDPQDNNRIIYRFRQTVPMPSYLIALVVGALENREIGPRSRLWSEKELVDQGAYEFAETESMLKTAEQLAGPYVWGQYDILVLPPSFPYGGMENPCLTFATPTLLAGDRSLSNVIAHEISHSWTGNLVTNKTWEHFWLNEGHTVYLERMIGRCLENEQFRQFSAIGGWKHLQESVDTFGAKNPLTNLVPNLDDVDTDEAFSSVPYEKGFALLYHLEELMGGPEVFMGFVKSYIQLFAYSSVTTEEWKSYLFTYFKDKVDILNKVDWTGWMHTPGMPPVKPQYDTTLADACVALCKRWVQAKDTDLARFSAADVKALSSHQLIELLALLLLEDPLPQSHVKRMQEVYNMNAINNSEIRFRWLRLCVRAKWEEAVPLAFKMATEQGRMKFTRPLFRDLYNFEKFRDEAVSTFIKHRGGMHPVTANLVAKDLKVDQQ is encoded by the exons ATGGCACCGGTTGCAGACCCCAGCTCTTTCTGTTCTTTGACAAAGTGCACCACAAAGCACTTGAATCTGACCTTCCAAGTGGATTTTGACAGCCATGCCATCAAAGGCAAAGTCGCTTTGACCATAGAAGTGCTGGAGGATAAACTCTCTTCTCTG ACCCTTGACACGAAGGACCTGAAAATCTCTAGCGTGACGGCCAATGGACAGGCAGCCAGTTTCAACCTGGGCGCCCAACACCGCTTCAAGGGGGCCCCACTGGAGATAAAACTGCCTTTCGCACTGTCCCG GGGTCAGCATGTGATCGTGGAGGTGACCTATGAGACCTCTCCGAAGGCTTCAGCCCTGCAGTGGCTGAAACCCGAACAGACTGCTGGGAAGAAGCACCCCTACCTCTTCAGCCAGTGCCag GCTACCCACTGCAGGACCATGGTCCCTTGTCAGGACACTCCTTCGGTGAAGCACACCTACTACGCCCAG gtTTCTGTCCCCAGGGAACTGGTGGCTCTGATGAGTGCTGTGCGTGACGGACAGGAGCCGGACCCCCAGGACAACAACCGGATCATCTACCGCTTCCGCCaaacg gttcCAATGCCGTCCTATCTGATCGCTCTTGTGGTGGGTGCCCTAGAAAACCG GGAGATTGGTCCGCGGTCCAGGCTGTGGTCTGAGAAGGAGCTGGTGGACCAGGGTGCCTATGAGTTTGCAGAG ACGGAGTCCATGTTGAAGACTGCAGAGCAGCTGGCCGGGCCCTATGTCTGGGGCCAGTATGACATCCTGGTGCttcccccctcctttccctACGGGGGTATGGAGAACCCCTGCCTCACCTTCGCCACGCCCACCCTGCTG gccGGAGACAGGTCCTTGTCCAAT GTCATCGCCCATGAGATCTCCCACAGCTGGACTGGAAACCTGGTGACCAATAAGACCTGGGAGCACTTCTG GCTGAATGAGGGTCACACGGTGTATCTGGAGCGCATGATTGGCCGGTGTCTGGAGAACGAGCAGTTCAGACAGTTCTCCGCTATCGGTGGCTGGAAGCACCTGCAGGAGTCG GTGGACACATTTGGTGCGAAGAACCCGCTCACTAACCTGGTGCCCAATCTGGATGATGTGGACACAGACGAGGCCTTCTCTTCTGTCCCGTACGAGAAGGGCTTCGCTCTGCTCTACCACCTGGAAGAGCTGATGGGAGGTCCAG AGGTGTTCATGGGCTTTGTCAAGTCCTACATCCAGCTGTTTGCCTACAGCAGTGTCACCACTGAAGAGTGGAAGAGCTACCTGTTCACTTACTTCAAGGACAAG gtggatATCCTGAACAAAGTGGACTGGACTGGGTGGATGCACACCCCAGGGATGCCTCCGGTCAAACCTCA GTATGACACCACCCTCGCGGACGCCTGCGTCGCCCTGTGCAAGAGATGGGTCCAG GCTAAAGACACGGACCTGGCTCGGTTCAGCGCGGCCGACGTGAAGGCGCTCTCCTCCCACCAGCTCATCGAGCTCCTGGCTCTGCTTCTGCTGGAG GACCCCCTTCCTCAGTCGCACGTGAAGAGGATGCAGGAGGTGTACAACATGAACGCCATCAATAACTCCGAGATACGATTCAG GTggctgcgtctgtgtgtgagagccaAGTGGGAGGAGGCTGTTCCCCTGGCTTTCAAGATGGCCACCGAGCAGGGACGCATGAAGTTCACGCGTCCACTCTTCAG GGACCTCTACAACTTTGAGAAGTTCCGGGACGAAGCCGTCAGCACCTTCATCAAGCACAGGGGAGGCATGCACCCCGTCACCGCCAACCTGGTGGCCAAAGACCTGAAGGTGGACCAGCAGTAG